In a single window of the Papaver somniferum cultivar HN1 chromosome 8, ASM357369v1, whole genome shotgun sequence genome:
- the LOC113302619 gene encoding uncharacterized protein LOC113302619 gives MDCISTSTSNGTSIRKFIRWKSFLLARRPFEMSSYLKRNQLLSKGIRVHNFSKSNFLISIFVALMVSKFLLVPMLSHCGEMFRLVYNLITDAKSCQLLVFFVLNVIIIAISFSNSKPFEEDQDISSLNEPHSMSVQNEKNVQKQEEKNDVVYEEILLTEEHEEITTLLDNVEEGYVSDYENDSENGDCSCDSSSFGDSDNEDCSDDSSNFCDNGDDNDDLNIRAEEFIARINERWRAERLREYNLYIVN, from the coding sequence ATGGATTGTATTAGTACTTCAACAAGCAATGGAACTTCCATTAGAAAGTTCATTAGATGGAAAAGCTTCTTATTAGCACGGAGACCTTTCGAGATGAGTTCTTATTTGAAACGAAATCAACTGTTATCGAAGGGTATAAGAGTTCATAATTTCTCAAAGTCCAATTTTCTCATTTCTATTTTTGTAGCACTGATGGTCTCGAAATTTTTATTGGTACCTATGCTTTCTCACTGTGGAGAAATGTTTCGTTTGGTATATAATTTGATTACCGATGCGAAGTCGTGCCAGTTACTAGTGTTTTTCGTATTGAACGTGATTATCATCGCTATTAGCTTCAGTAATTCTAAACCATTTGAGGAGGATCAAGATATCAGTAGTTTAAATGAGCCTCACTCTATGTCAGTGCAAAATGAGAAAAATGTtcagaaacaagaagaaaaaaacgatGTTGTTTATGAAGAGATCCTACTTACTGAGGAGCATGAGGAGATAACAACTCTACTCGATAATGTTGAAGAAGGTTATGTCTCCGACTACGAGAATGACAGTGAAAATGGTGATTGTAGTTGTGATAGTTCTAGTTTTGGCGACAGCGACAATGAAGATTGCAGTGACGATAGTTCTAACTTTTGCGACAATGGCGATGATAACGATGATCTGAATATTCGGGCTGAAGAATTTATTGCCAGAATTAATGAAAGATGGAGGGCTGAACGGTTGAGAGAATACAATTTATACATAGTTAACTAA